In a single window of the Daphnia carinata strain CSIRO-1 chromosome 4, CSIRO_AGI_Dcar_HiC_V3, whole genome shotgun sequence genome:
- the LOC130695029 gene encoding glutathione hydrolase 1 proenzyme-like — MSKTKSKKLIKATVGTLSIICILGLTLGLGIYGIANAPEVPFGPPSVSKLGKYETAAVSSDGVPCSAVGRDVLVEGGNAVDAAIAAMFCTGTVHPQTSGIGGGVFMTIYDPATKTGWSLDSREVAPLAATENMFNGNSSLAQKGGLAVAVPGEIAGFWKAHQRFGKLPWSRLIRPSVIMAETGITVSRHLANALREKSAEIQAEPSMWYFLNPETGQVLVEGDVFTRPAFAKTLRDIAQYGMDAFYNGTIGDRFIEDIQRRNGIITKEDLMQYSADWMEPVRVQLKDNLVMYSMPPPGSGVLAAYIINILDLFAQENENAMSDTEPLTYHRMAEAFKHAYAQRTKLADPRFVPEVYQLASNLTSEEWAIDTRAKINDSFTSNDPQYYGAVTYTPDDKGTSHASVLDADGMAVSATTTVNLYFGAGFTSEQTGIILNDEMDDFSSPNVTNAFGVPPSPANFIKPGKRPLSSMTPTIIVDSATNKVRSVVGASGGTKITTSVVYTIIQNLWFGKTIKEAIDRPRIHHQLFPMTFEYETGFPKDITDNMLTKNHTLAEFQVGSSVHGLSVESDGYIYANADYRKGSDVAGIDPVE; from the exons ATGTCCAAAAc aaaatccaaaaaattgatcaaagCGACAGTTGGAACGTTGAGCATCATCTGCATTTTGGGACTGACACTCGGTTTGGGCATCTATGGCATCGCCAATGCACCCGAAGTGCCTTTCGGGCCACCATCGGTCTCTAAACTGGGCAAATACGAGACGGCGGCCGTGAGTTCGGACGGTGTACCTTGCTCGGCTGTCGGACG GGACGTTTTGGTGGAAGGTGGAAATGCAGTGGACGCGGCCATCGCTGCCATGTTTTGCACGGGCACTGTCCATCCGCAAACGTCGGGTATTGGAGGCGGAGTGTTCATGACCATTTACGATCCGGCCACCAAGACGGGCTGGTCCCTCGATTCCCGTGAAGTAGCGCCCCTAGCGGCGACGGAGAACATGTTTAACGGCAACAGCTCTCTCGCGCAAAAAG gCGGACTAGCCGTGGCCGTTCCAGGAGAAATTGCCGGATTTTGGAAAGCTCACCAACGATTCGGCAAATTGCCCTGGTCTCGATTGATCCGACCGTCCGTCATCATGGCCGAGACGGGCATCACAGTCAGCCGACATTTGGCCAACGCCCTCCGTGAAAAATCCGCTGAAATTCAAGCCGAGCCGTCCATGTg GTACTTCCTAAACCCAGAGACGGGCCAAGTGTTGGTGGAGGGCGACGTCTTCACGAGGCCCGCCTTCGCCAAAACGCTCAGAGACATCGCCCAGTACGGAATGGATGCGTTTTACAACGGAACGATTGGCGACCGGTTCATCGAGGACATTCAAAGGAGGAACGGCATCATTACCAAAGAGGATTTAATGCAATACAG TGCGGATTGGATGGAACCTGTTCGCGTGCAACTCAAAGATAATCTCGTCATGTACTCGATGCCACCGCCCGGCTCGGGAGTTTTGGCCGCCTACATCATCAACATCCTCGACCTTTTCGCTCAAGAGAATGAGAACGCAATGTCGGACACGGAGCCGCTGACTTACCACCGCATGGCCGAAGCATTTAAACACGCCTACGCCCAGCGCACTAAACTAGCCGATCCGCGTTTCGTTCCAGAAGTGTATCAg TTGGCCAGCAATTTGACGTCGGAGGAATGGGCGATAGACACCCGGGCAAAGATCAATGACTCGTTCACTTCTAACGATCCGCAATATTACGGAGCCGTGACGTACACACCGGACGATAAAGGAACATCACACGCGTCCGTCCTGGACGCTGACGGGATGGCCGTCTCAGCCACGACGACCGTCAATCTCTA TTTTGGCGCTGGATTTACATCGGAGCAGACGGGCATCATTTTGAATGACGAAATGGACGATTTTTCCTCTCCAAACGTCACAAACGCGTTCGGAGTGCCGCCCAGTCCGGCCAATTTTATCAAACCGGGCAAGAGGCCTCTGTCGTCCATGACGCCCACCATCATCGTCGATTCCGCCACGAACAAAGTGCGTTCGGTTGTCGGAGCTTCCGGTGGCACCAAGATCACCACTTCCGTCGTCTAC acaattattcaaaatttgtgGTTCGGCAAAACGATCAAAGAGGCCATCGATAGGCCGAGAATTCATCATCAATTGTTTCCGATGACGTTCGAGTACGAAACCGGATTTCCAAAAGATATCACAGACAACATGCTAACGAAAAACCACACCCTGGCCGAGTTCCAGGTCGGATCTTCCGTTCACGGCCTGTCCGTCGAGTCGGACGGCTACATTTACGCCAATGCCGATTATCGCAAAGGTAGCGACGTTGCCGGGATCGATCCAGtcgaatag
- the LOC130695030 gene encoding glutathione hydrolase 1 proenzyme-like isoform X1: MAKEPSRKVKLMAATAVAFVCVVGLALALTFLNGVNSDTPFSPPSPSRLGKFRTAAVSSDGVPCSTIGRDVLADGGNAVDAAIATIFCIGAVNPQSAGIGGGFHMTLYDPVKRQARCLDAREVAPLAATEDMFKGNSSISQRGGLAVGVPGELAGYWAAHQQYGKLAWSRLVLPTAELVEKGVSINRHQADSLQAEQKIVLADPSMRIFVNEATGQVKKFGDIVKNPVLAQTLRTIAREGVGALYNGTLGDKMVEDIRRKGGIITKEDLMQYRPDWRDPIKVELHNNMTLYSMPPPGSGVLTAFILNILDGHLIKDKTAKASSDPKIYHRMAEAFKHAYAQRTKLADPRFVLEVNELTKNLSSEALAAETYAKINDSFTSNDAEFYGAVTYNPDDHGTSHVSVLDGDGMAVAVTSTVNLRFGAGFISEQTGIIMNSEMDDFSSPNVTNFFGVPPSPANFIRPGKRPLSSMTPTIIVDSDGKVRSVVGAAGGTKITTATVYAIIRNLWFGETIKEAIDSPRIHHQLFPMTLQYEKGFPMDIVNNMTAKGHNVTGGQYDGGAVICGIAVEADGFIYANSDWRKSGDVDGIDPVD, translated from the exons ATGGCGAAAGA GCCGTCTAGGAAAGTGAAACTGATGGCGGCAACGGCCGTGGCATTCGTTTGCGTAGTGGGTCTGGCCCTGGCTTTAACTTTCTTAAACGGAGTCAATTCCGATACGCCATTTTCGCCTCCGTCACCATCCCGGCTGGGCAAATTCCGGACGGCGGCCGTCAGCTCAGATGGCGTCCCTTGCTCGACAATCGGACG GGACGTTTTAGCGGATGGCGGAAACGCAGTGGACGCTGCCATCGCCACGATATTTTGCATCGGGGCGGTTAATCCGCAAAGCGCCGGAATCGGTGGAGGATTCCACATGACCCTCTACGATCCAGTCAAACGGCAGGCGCGATGTCTCGACGCCCGTGAAGTGGCGCCTCTAGCGGCCACCGAAGACATGTTCAAAGGCAATTCTTCCATCTCGCAAAGAG gcggACTAGCTGTGGGTGTACCGGGAGAGCTGGCCGGCTACTGGGCAGCCCATCAACAGTACGGAAAATTAGCCTGGTCACGTCTAGTCCTGCCGACCGCTGAACTCGTCGAAAAGGGAGTTTCAATCAACAGGCACCAGGCCGATTCGTTGCAAGCAGAACAGAAAATCGTCCTGGCCGACCCGTCCATGAG aattttcgTGAACGAAGCGACGGGACAAGTAAAGAAATTTGGCGATATAGTGAAAAATCCAGTTTTAGCGCAGACGTTGAGGACGATCGCTCGCGAGGGCGTCGGCGCCTTGTACAATGGAACTCTGGGCGATAAAATGGTGGAGGATATCCGGCGGAAAGGTGGCATCATTACCAAAGAGGATTTAATGCAATATCG gcCTGACTGGAGAGATCCCATCAAAGTGGAACTGCACAACAACATGACGCTGTACTCGATGCCCCCACCGGGATCGGGAGTTTTAACTGCCTTCATTCTGAACATCCTCGACGGACATTTGATCAAAGACAAGACGGCCAAAGCTTCGAGCGATCCCAAAATTTATCACCGCATGGCAGAAGCTTTTAAACACGCCTACGCCCAGCGCACGAAATTGGCTGATCCTCGTTTCGTCCTCGAAGTGAACGag TTGACTAAAAACTTGTCCTCGGAAGCTCTGGCGGCTGAAACCTACGCCAAAATCAACGACTCGTTCACATCGAACGACGCCGAATTCTACGGCGCCGTGACTTACAATCCCGACGATCACGGCACTTCGCACGTTTCCGTACTCGACGGCGACGGAATGGCCGTTGCCGTTACGTCCACCGTCAATTTGCG TTTTGGCGCTGGATTCATCTCGGAGCAGACGGGCATCATCATGAACAGCGAGATGGACGATTTCTCATCGCCCAACGTCACCAACTTTTTCGGAGTGCCTCCGAGTCCGGCCAATTTTATCCGACCGGGCAAAAGACCCTTGTCGTCCATGACGCCCACCATCATCGTCGATTCCGACGGCAAAGTCCGTTCGGTTGTCGGGGCGGCCGGCGGCACCAAAATCACCACGGCGACCGTCtac gCAATTATTCGAAATCTGTGGTTTGGAGAAACCATTAAAGAAGCCATCGACAGTCCGAGAATTCATCACCAGCTCTTCCCCATGACCTTGCAATACGAAAAGGGATTCCCCATg GATATCGTCAACAACATGACGGCGAAGGGACACAACGTAACGGGAGGGCAATACGATGGAGGGGCAGTCATTTGCGGCATTGCTGTCGAAGCGGACGGATTCATTTACGCAAATTCAGACTGGAGAAAGAGCGGAGACGTGGACGGTATCGATCCAGTCGATTAA
- the LOC130695030 gene encoding glutathione hydrolase 1 proenzyme-like isoform X2 produces MAATAVAFVCVVGLALALTFLNGVNSDTPFSPPSPSRLGKFRTAAVSSDGVPCSTIGRDVLADGGNAVDAAIATIFCIGAVNPQSAGIGGGFHMTLYDPVKRQARCLDAREVAPLAATEDMFKGNSSISQRGGLAVGVPGELAGYWAAHQQYGKLAWSRLVLPTAELVEKGVSINRHQADSLQAEQKIVLADPSMRIFVNEATGQVKKFGDIVKNPVLAQTLRTIAREGVGALYNGTLGDKMVEDIRRKGGIITKEDLMQYRPDWRDPIKVELHNNMTLYSMPPPGSGVLTAFILNILDGHLIKDKTAKASSDPKIYHRMAEAFKHAYAQRTKLADPRFVLEVNELTKNLSSEALAAETYAKINDSFTSNDAEFYGAVTYNPDDHGTSHVSVLDGDGMAVAVTSTVNLRFGAGFISEQTGIIMNSEMDDFSSPNVTNFFGVPPSPANFIRPGKRPLSSMTPTIIVDSDGKVRSVVGAAGGTKITTATVYAIIRNLWFGETIKEAIDSPRIHHQLFPMTLQYEKGFPMDIVNNMTAKGHNVTGGQYDGGAVICGIAVEADGFIYANSDWRKSGDVDGIDPVD; encoded by the exons ATGGCGGCAACGGCCGTGGCATTCGTTTGCGTAGTGGGTCTGGCCCTGGCTTTAACTTTCTTAAACGGAGTCAATTCCGATACGCCATTTTCGCCTCCGTCACCATCCCGGCTGGGCAAATTCCGGACGGCGGCCGTCAGCTCAGATGGCGTCCCTTGCTCGACAATCGGACG GGACGTTTTAGCGGATGGCGGAAACGCAGTGGACGCTGCCATCGCCACGATATTTTGCATCGGGGCGGTTAATCCGCAAAGCGCCGGAATCGGTGGAGGATTCCACATGACCCTCTACGATCCAGTCAAACGGCAGGCGCGATGTCTCGACGCCCGTGAAGTGGCGCCTCTAGCGGCCACCGAAGACATGTTCAAAGGCAATTCTTCCATCTCGCAAAGAG gcggACTAGCTGTGGGTGTACCGGGAGAGCTGGCCGGCTACTGGGCAGCCCATCAACAGTACGGAAAATTAGCCTGGTCACGTCTAGTCCTGCCGACCGCTGAACTCGTCGAAAAGGGAGTTTCAATCAACAGGCACCAGGCCGATTCGTTGCAAGCAGAACAGAAAATCGTCCTGGCCGACCCGTCCATGAG aattttcgTGAACGAAGCGACGGGACAAGTAAAGAAATTTGGCGATATAGTGAAAAATCCAGTTTTAGCGCAGACGTTGAGGACGATCGCTCGCGAGGGCGTCGGCGCCTTGTACAATGGAACTCTGGGCGATAAAATGGTGGAGGATATCCGGCGGAAAGGTGGCATCATTACCAAAGAGGATTTAATGCAATATCG gcCTGACTGGAGAGATCCCATCAAAGTGGAACTGCACAACAACATGACGCTGTACTCGATGCCCCCACCGGGATCGGGAGTTTTAACTGCCTTCATTCTGAACATCCTCGACGGACATTTGATCAAAGACAAGACGGCCAAAGCTTCGAGCGATCCCAAAATTTATCACCGCATGGCAGAAGCTTTTAAACACGCCTACGCCCAGCGCACGAAATTGGCTGATCCTCGTTTCGTCCTCGAAGTGAACGag TTGACTAAAAACTTGTCCTCGGAAGCTCTGGCGGCTGAAACCTACGCCAAAATCAACGACTCGTTCACATCGAACGACGCCGAATTCTACGGCGCCGTGACTTACAATCCCGACGATCACGGCACTTCGCACGTTTCCGTACTCGACGGCGACGGAATGGCCGTTGCCGTTACGTCCACCGTCAATTTGCG TTTTGGCGCTGGATTCATCTCGGAGCAGACGGGCATCATCATGAACAGCGAGATGGACGATTTCTCATCGCCCAACGTCACCAACTTTTTCGGAGTGCCTCCGAGTCCGGCCAATTTTATCCGACCGGGCAAAAGACCCTTGTCGTCCATGACGCCCACCATCATCGTCGATTCCGACGGCAAAGTCCGTTCGGTTGTCGGGGCGGCCGGCGGCACCAAAATCACCACGGCGACCGTCtac gCAATTATTCGAAATCTGTGGTTTGGAGAAACCATTAAAGAAGCCATCGACAGTCCGAGAATTCATCACCAGCTCTTCCCCATGACCTTGCAATACGAAAAGGGATTCCCCATg GATATCGTCAACAACATGACGGCGAAGGGACACAACGTAACGGGAGGGCAATACGATGGAGGGGCAGTCATTTGCGGCATTGCTGTCGAAGCGGACGGATTCATTTACGCAAATTCAGACTGGAGAAAGAGCGGAGACGTGGACGGTATCGATCCAGTCGATTAA
- the LOC130695034 gene encoding uncharacterized protein LOC130695034, protein MAYNKIKWITAIALIAVATQISIVACGSRGPCDGLRLDRHATDEFMTARKCISLFGTCCSTELDLDHYNEDPRTMKSTDECYTCYNSNISVKCTGKLVKFENGLKAESCTELGGKCCDTTSKGGSAFSAIDFPTNHGVRGCDYCYSGNPQVNG, encoded by the exons ATGGCCTACAACAAGATTAAG TGGATCACCGCCATTGCACTCATTGCGGTTGCTACCCAAATATCAATCGTTGCCT GTGGGTCACGTGGCCCTTGTGATGGGCTAAGACTCGATCGGCACGCAACCGACGAGTTCATGACAGCCAGAAAATGCATTTCACTGTTCGGCACATGCTGCAGTACCGAGCTGGACCTTGACCATT ATAATGAAGATCCGAGAACGATGAAATCAACCGACGAGTGCTACACTTGTTACAACAGCAACATCAGCGTGAAATGCACGGGAAAACTGGTGAAATTTGAGAACGGACTGAAAGCTGAAAGTTGCACGGAGCTCGGCGGTAAATGCTGCGATACGACATCGAAAG GCGGTTCGGCTTTCTCCGCCATCGATTTCCCGACTAATCACGGGGTGAGAGGATGCGATTATTGTTACAGTGGTAATCCCCAAGTTAACGGCTGA
- the LOC130695028 gene encoding LOW QUALITY PROTEIN: uncharacterized protein LOC130695028 (The sequence of the model RefSeq protein was modified relative to this genomic sequence to represent the inferred CDS: inserted 1 base in 1 codon): MEAALNKNLDFCGFKDLFNAEEKKQLTRIKCRLYADLQTSTSFQEGSVFNTFKQCHKLIEQVRKGDIRNKKIVPIAVLLCPLKVIPGLAADVYADFQDIDSELLTRCCLIWEALNGLCAKSVAIRTTNKKANHGSLRQFEKALNKYQQLVQKALGSSVVEARQTGKEDEIERVANIVENHTIFKPSRLERWLRYKQAEYEMSCQIRSITDIECLANNKELKKHLEIAFDKKYSLVLSIPPLDELTNKTLENMKEHVGSYKILIHIRDDENNDESSTDDDEDDVPWHMLNRNQKPVLAKIQELVDHLENNKDLEKNVQCLIVFDEALEKFGCLYSVYDTGNLLKDNMRKLPAPPTDLRIHVSDIHGVKRTSSSSTIRLEWTYADLGLPCLFLVEYRLVDGKQNTWNQKKTTNLDETQIVIPYKMGSAMEFRVAAETCIGRSEFSEVIGTHTMLDASEDDETLPYNGSINLEEVIPETGRNSEPVQLTSQPPTESKAVRPDLTPPTDVKVGVVTQLTAKLEWKTTDAGNQVFYRVLYWQAGEDNPSANELEVPFNESGCRLENLQPESTYRVHIVTVSNDGQHTSVPSEDVHLTTLKQDPRFAEILVKHCDSIGVRNGMDLFAVPLNKSTESNSTVERFSFGFGGTRKAQHKTILVMGATGSGKTTLINGMINYIFNVQWEDTFRFQLIHSQLVGNSQGHSQTSKITAYDIHHAEGFRIPYSLTIVDTPGYGDTKGLDRDQEITEMVRKFFEDKDGIQQLDVVGFVAQASLPRLTAIQTYIFDSVLSIFGVDVRDNIDFMLTFADSQVPPILAAITETDLPYPVDPETGKPRHHKFNNSGFFCSSLESGDGASNNADKFNRFFWQMGMDNFKRFFITLATMETRSXLLTKDVLKERKQLEVTVDGLQPLIKIGLAKTEEMRKIQQKMTNIQAQIEANQNVQIEVEVNVPKNDKARCSAMDHSMPAENRTCRICPQKCIWSMHANQPYRYEKELKTKLTYEDLMKALERDVDENNKVVLEHVNTVSRCIQRLDEIALRPNPFSTPQYIDLIIDAEQQEKSPGYNERIQSLKKLRKMAVTMKKIKDDEDVMSVGPLDD; this comes from the exons ATGGAAGCAGCGTTAAACAAAAACCTGGATTTCTGCGGGTTCAAAGATTTGTTCaatgcagaagaaaaaaaacaactgactCGTATTAAATGTCGTCTGTATGCCGATCTCCAGACCTCCACGTCATTCCAAGAGGGTAGTGTTTTTAACACTTTCAAACAATGCCATAAACTTATTGAGCAAGTCCGAAAGGGCGACATCCGAAACAAAAAGATTGTACCGATTGCTGTTCTTCTCTGTCCCCTCAAAGTCATCCCGGGGCTAGCTGCGGATGTATACGCTGACTTTCAAGACATCGATTCTGAGTTGTTAACTCGCTGTTGTCTTATCTGGGAGGCACTGAATGGCCTCTGCGCCAAGTCTGTCGCCATCCGCACTACAAACAAGAAAGCCAATCACGGTTCATTGCGTCAATTCGAAAAAGCTTTAAACAAATACCAACAGCTGGTGCAAAAAGCTTTGGGAAGCAGCGTTGTAGAGGCGCGCCAAACTGGCAAAGAGGACGAGATTGAACGGGTAGCGAACATCGTTGAAAATCACACGATTTTCAAGCCATCACGACTGGAACGATGGCTCCGCTACAAACAGGCAGAGTACGAAATGTCCTGTCAAATACGCAGCATTACGGATATCGAATGCTTGGCTAATAATAAAGAACTGAAGAAACACCTGGAAATTGCCTTCGACAAGAAATACTCTCTGGTACTCAGCATTCCACCACTGGATGAACTGACGAACAAAACTCTCGAAAATATGAAGGAACACGTTGGTTCGTACAAGATACTTATCCATATACGTGACGACGAAAACAACGATGAAAGTAGCACtgacgacgatgaagacgatGTTCCGTGGCACATGCTCAACCGCAATCAGAAGCCTGTTCTGGCCAAAATCCAGGAGCTTGTCGATCACctggaaaataacaaagacCTAGAAAAAAACGTGCAGTGTTTAATTGTATTTGACGAAGCGCTAGAGAAATTTGGATGTCTTTACTCTGTCTACGATACTGGAAATCTATTAAAGGATAACATGAGAAAATTGCCCGCACCTCCTACTGATTTGCGGATTCACGTGTCGGACATCCATGGCGTGAAGAGAACGTCATCTTCTTCAACCATCCGGCTTGAATGGACTTATGCAGACCTTGGCCTCCCCTGCTTATTTTTAGTAGAATATCGATTGGTTGACggtaaacaaaacacttggaatcagaagaaaacaacaaatctAGATGAGACACAAATTGTAATCCCCTACAAAATGGGGTCGGCGATGGAATTCCGGGTTGCGGCTGAGACTTGCATCGGTCGAAGTGAATTCAGCGAAGTCATTGGTACACACACGATGCTGGATGCTAGTGAAGATGATGAGACTCTTCCATACAATGGATCAATCAATCTGGAAGAAGTCATCCCTGAAACTGGAAGAAACAGCGAACCAGTCCAGCTTACAAGTCAGCCACCGACTGAAAGTAAGGCTGTACGACCTGATTTAACGCCTCCGACTGACGTGAAGGTTGGAGTGGTGACGCAGCTGACGGCGAAATTGGAATGGAAGACAACTGATGCTGGGAACCAAGTCTTTTATCGCGTCCTATATTGGCAAGCAGGAGAAGACAATCCATCAGCTAATGAACTGGAGGTCCCTTTCAATGAATCCGGATGTCGATTGGAGAACCTCCAGCCCGAATCAACGTACCGCGTTCACATCGTGACCGTTTCCAATGATGGACAGCATACCAGCGTACCCAGCGAAGACGTCCATCTGACGACGCTCAAACAAGATCCCCGTTTCGCCGAAATTCTTGTCAAGCATTGCGACAGCATCGGCGTTAGAAACGGCATGGATCTATTTGCTGTTCCACTCAACAAATCAACCGAGTCGAACTCAACGGTCGAACGTTTCAGCTTCGGCTTTGGCGGAACTAGAAAAGCACAACACAAAACAATTTTGGTGATGGGAGCGACCGGCTCGGGCAAGACGACGCTCATCAATGGAATGAtcaattacattttcaatGTCCAGTGGGAAGATACGTTCCGGTTCCAGTTGATCCACTCGCAATTGGTTGGCAATTCGCAGGGCCACAGTCAAACGAGCAAGATCACGGCCTACGACATCCATCACGCCGAAGGATTCCGCATCCCTTATTCGTTGACGATCGTCGACACGCCCGGCTACGGCGACACCAAAGGCCTGGACCGAGACCAGGAAATTACGGAAATGGTGCGCAAGTTTTTTGAAGACAAAGACGGAATCCAGCAGCTGGATGTCGTCGGTTTCGTGGCCCAAGCTTCGTTACCTCGTTTGACGGCCATCCAGACGTACATCTTCGACTCGGTGCTGTCCATCTTCGGTGTAGATGTTAGGGACAACATTGACTTCATGTTGACGTTCGCCGACAGCCAGGTGCCACCAATTCTAGCAGCCATCACAGAGACAGATCTACCGTATCCGGTAGACCCCGAGACCGGGAAACCGCGCCACCATAAGTTCAATAATTCTGGCTTCTTTTGCTCGAGCCTCGAGTCTGGAGACGGTGCCAGTAATAACGCCGACAAATTCAATCGCTTCTTCTGGCAGATGGGAATGGACAATTTCAAACGTTTCTTCATCACACTGGCCACAATGGAGACGAGAT CTTTGTTAACCAAAGATGTCCTTAAGGAGAGGAAGCAGCTGGAAGTGACTGTGGACGGGCTCCAACCGCTCATCAAAATCGGGCTGGCCAAAACGGAGGAGATGAGGAAAATCCAGCAGAAAATGACCAACATTCAGGCGCAGATAGAGGCCAATCAAAACGTCCAGATCGAGGTGGAGGTCAACGTGCCAAAAAA TGACAAGGCCCGCTGTTCTGCTATGGATCATTCGATGCCGGCTGAAAATCGAACATGTCGCATCTGCCCGCAGAAATGCATCTGGAGCATGCACGCCAACCAACCGTACAG atacgaaaaggAATTGAAGACGAAGCTGACATACGAAGACTTAATGAAAGCTCTGGAAAGGGATGTCGACGAAAACAACAAGGTTGTTCTGGAACACGTCAACACCGTTTCGCGATGCATCCAGCGGCTGGACGAGATCGCCTTACGTCCGAATCCGTTCTCGACTCCGCAGTACATCGACTTGATCATCGACGCCGAGCAACAGGAGAAAAGTCCGGGCTACAACGAACGGATCCAGAGTCTGAAGAAACTGCGCAAGATGGCCGTTACTATGAAAAAGATCAAAGATGACGAAGACGTGATGAGTGTGGGTCCATTGGACGACTAA